One part of the Augochlora pura isolate Apur16 chromosome 3, APUR_v2.2.1, whole genome shotgun sequence genome encodes these proteins:
- the LOC144479031 gene encoding uncharacterized protein LOC144479031, translating into MTGEVRPSPIEELSVPEDTAAHVEKTTAESSIKTSDIHIWLGINISIVLMLTIFGVLLFLPLRLLLHTTYYSWSQTIGNNETTETTAENATAIFEAMDIPPIDHRKMRRCPRFEYKERLMSVFVCDYDRNCTYRRIDSTKDPTRNVHRVGSNDTVGNKSEESKVSKETDDKNLTECTEDSGKDRQMKSVAVAGRILVTMLLMSAIAALVEVLRIRFARDKESSKAGNASSRYASTIEIPMKRRFIPRQPMNSQRSFEMQGMHRSALRLLGAKPPPLIRRSSFPSQQAMQTAGSVSVTPNNRLSRRQSAEAEEEIGTLINALHHRTRLIRRH; encoded by the exons ATGACGGGTGAGGTGAGGCCCAGTCCCATCGAGGAGCTGTCAGTGCCAGAAGATACCGCGGCGCACGTGGAGAAAACTACTGCGGAAAGTTCGATCAAAACATCCGACATCCACATCTGGCTGGGCATCAACATCAGCATCGTCTTGATGCTGACGATCTTCGGTGTGCTGTTGTTCCTGCCTCTGCGATTGCTGTTGCACACGACCTACTATAGCTGGAGCCAGACAATCGGTAACAATGAGACGACCGAAACGACCGCCGAAAACGCTACCGCGATATTCGAGGCGATGGACATCCCGCCGATTGATCATCGGAAGATGAGACGCTGTCCAAGATTCGAGTACAAGGAACGTCTGATGTCGGTGTTCGTCTGCGATTACGACCGGAATTGCACCTACAGGCGAATCGACTCGACCAAGGATCCGACGAGAAACGTCCACCGTGTGGGATCTAACGACACGGTCGGGAATAAAAGCGAGGAATCGAAGGTCTCGAAGGAGACCGATGATAAGAACTTGACAGAATGCACGGAAGATAGTGGGAAAGACCGTCAAATGAAATCCGTTGCTGTGGCGGGGCGTATTCTCGTGACGATGCTTCTGATGTCAGCGATAGCTGCTCTAGTCGAAGTATTGCGAATACGTTTCGCTAGAGACAAG GAATCGTCTAAGGCAGGTAATGCCAGTTCAAGATATGCTTCCACGATCGAAATCCCCATGAAGAGACGCTTTATTCCGAGGCAACCAATGAACAGTCAGAGGTCTTTTGAAATGCAAGGCATGCATCGATCCGCTTTACGCTTATTAG GTGCAAAACCGCCGCCGCTAATTCGCCGATCCTCGTTTCCGTCGCAGCAAGCTATGCAAACTGCCGGCTCGGTTAGTGTCACTCCGAATAATCGGTTGTCACGACGCCAGTCGGCAGAGGCAGAGGAAGAAATCGGCACCCTCATTAACGCCCTTCACCATCGCACACGCCTGATTCGACGGCATTAA